In the Catenulispora sp. GP43 genome, ACCGCAGCGTCGGCCTCGACAAAGAACTGATGGAGAAGCTCGGCGGAGCCGACCCCTGCCCTTGTGGCTCCGGGCGGCGGTTTCCGCAGGTGCTGTCGAGCCGGCGGACGGTTCGACGGCGTCTTGGGTGACTACTACATCCGCGAGCGCTAGTACGGTACGGCCGGCTAGTACTGCAGCCGCACTTGTTGTGACGTGTGGCGTTGCTGCTCGTTAGCGGTGTGTGGATCACGTTGCGGTTGCTGCCGACGTCCTGGAGCG is a window encoding:
- a CDS encoding SEC-C metal-binding domain-containing protein — translated: MEKLGGADPCPCGSGRRFPQVLSSRRTVRRRLG